One Micromonospora sp. WMMD1120 genomic region harbors:
- a CDS encoding alpha/beta fold hydrolase has product MDEQRSTVTVPVGDARLTADVTLPAQPVGVVLFAHGSGSSRHSPRNVAVARTLNDSGLGTVLADLLTPAEDEIDARTAELRFDIGLLASRLVGIVDWLGVERPAGDVPIGLFGASTGAAAALVAAASRADRVRAVVSRGGRPDLAGNALTQVRAPTLLLVGGSDEEVLTLNERAVAELGPVGEVRVVAGATHLFEESGTLEQVAAEAATWFVTHLRR; this is encoded by the coding sequence GTGGACGAGCAGCGGAGCACGGTGACCGTTCCGGTCGGGGACGCCCGACTCACCGCCGACGTGACGCTCCCGGCCCAGCCGGTCGGTGTGGTGCTGTTCGCGCACGGCAGCGGCAGCTCCCGGCACAGCCCGCGTAACGTCGCGGTGGCCCGGACGCTCAACGACAGCGGACTCGGCACGGTGCTGGCGGACCTGCTGACTCCCGCCGAGGACGAGATCGACGCGCGCACCGCCGAACTGCGCTTCGACATCGGGCTGCTGGCCAGTCGGCTGGTCGGGATCGTCGACTGGCTGGGGGTCGAGCGCCCCGCTGGAGACGTACCGATCGGTCTGTTCGGGGCCAGCACCGGCGCGGCCGCCGCACTGGTCGCGGCGGCCTCGCGCGCCGACCGGGTGCGGGCCGTGGTCAGCCGTGGCGGCCGGCCGGATCTGGCCGGTAACGCGCTGACGCAGGTGCGCGCCCCCACGTTGCTGCTGGTCGGTGGCTCGGACGAGGAGGTGCTGACGCTCAACGAACGTGCCGTGGCCGAGCTGGGACCGGTGGGCGAGGTTCGGGTGGTAGCCGGTGCGACCCATCTCTTCGAGGAGTCCGGCACCCTGGAGCAGGTCGCCGCCGAGGCCGCCACCTGGTTCGTCACCCACCTCCGCCGGTGA
- a CDS encoding AI-2E family transporter — protein sequence MAAAEEPGTTSGEPGPRQSWATLPWLVRTTVLWSACLVVVAAGLYLLGRVAVLLAPLAIALAATIFLTALLDPVQLRLRRLRVPAALAALCSVLLLLGILVGVGALVWNLTASQFDQLSQELTQGVERSRDFVTSTLPVSEAQLDRLVEQARKGLSGSSPDPVAGARTATEVFGSALLALVLLFFLIKDGRSMWHWVLSRVSGANRPVLAEAGRNGWQTLGAYSRGTMFIAAVDAIGIGLALVVLRVPLALPLALITFLGGFVPIIGATVAGAVAVLVALAANGPTTALLTLAAVIAVQQIEGNLLEPLVMKRQVRLHPAVILVAVTAGTLIGGIAGAFVSVPITAVLWRVIDTVQQRRANAGLLPAE from the coding sequence ATGGCGGCAGCGGAGGAACCCGGGACGACGTCCGGCGAACCCGGCCCGAGGCAGAGTTGGGCGACGCTGCCCTGGCTGGTCCGGACCACGGTGCTGTGGAGCGCCTGCCTGGTGGTGGTCGCCGCCGGGCTCTACCTGCTGGGCCGGGTCGCCGTCCTGCTGGCGCCGCTGGCCATCGCGTTGGCCGCCACCATCTTCCTGACCGCGCTGCTCGACCCGGTGCAGCTCCGGCTCCGCCGGCTGCGCGTGCCGGCGGCGCTGGCCGCGCTCTGCTCGGTGCTCCTGCTGCTCGGCATCCTGGTCGGTGTCGGCGCCCTGGTGTGGAACCTGACCGCCAGCCAGTTCGACCAGCTCAGTCAGGAGCTGACCCAGGGGGTCGAGCGCAGCCGGGACTTCGTGACGTCCACCCTGCCGGTCAGCGAGGCACAGCTGGACCGGCTGGTCGAGCAGGCCCGGAAAGGGCTCAGTGGTAGCTCCCCGGACCCGGTGGCCGGCGCCCGGACCGCCACCGAGGTCTTCGGCTCCGCGCTGCTCGCCCTGGTCCTGCTCTTCTTCCTGATCAAGGACGGCCGGTCGATGTGGCACTGGGTGCTGTCCCGGGTGTCGGGCGCGAACCGGCCGGTGCTGGCCGAGGCCGGCCGCAACGGGTGGCAGACGCTCGGCGCGTACAGCCGGGGCACCATGTTCATCGCCGCCGTGGACGCGATCGGCATCGGACTGGCCCTGGTGGTGCTCCGGGTTCCGCTCGCCCTGCCGTTGGCGCTGATCACGTTCCTCGGCGGGTTCGTGCCGATCATCGGGGCGACGGTGGCCGGCGCGGTGGCGGTGCTGGTGGCGTTGGCCGCGAACGGGCCCACCACCGCCCTGCTCACCCTCGCGGCGGTGATCGCCGTTCAGCAGATCGAGGGCAACCTGCTGGAGCCGCTGGTGATGAAACGGCAGGTCCGCCTGCATCCGGCGGTGATCCTGGTGGCGGTCACCGCGGGCACCCTGATCGGTGGGATCGCCGGGGCCTTCGTCAGCGTCCCGATCACCGCTGTCCTCTGGCGGGTCATCGACACCGTTCAGCAGCGGCGGGCGAACGCGGGCCTGCTGCCGGCGGAGTGA
- a CDS encoding antitoxin yields the protein MGDFMDKAKDFADKHDKQVDQGLDKAGDMADKRTGGKYSDNIDKGVDQAQARTGEGDQVR from the coding sequence GTGGGCGACTTCATGGACAAGGCGAAGGACTTCGCGGACAAGCACGACAAGCAGGTCGACCAGGGCCTCGACAAGGCGGGCGACATGGCCGACAAGCGCACCGGCGGCAAGTACTCCGACAACATCGACAAGGGCGTCGACCAGGCGCAGGCGCGTACCGGTGAGGGTGACCAGGTGCGGTGA
- a CDS encoding hemerythrin domain-containing protein has translation MSDSQITDDRDVVDLLISDHRTVEALLVELETRQGAAEHRRHLADVVIAELVRHAVAEEAYVYPIARKVLPDGNEIADSEIAEHADVERAMKEWESTDPSGARFDELLSYLAGVVRDHVREEENELFPRLRAATAREELVDAVAKVTAIKQLGPTRPHPAGPEHPTAHRLLAPGIGLVDRLRDALTGRPTSPEELRRQR, from the coding sequence ATGAGCGATTCGCAGATCACCGACGATCGTGACGTCGTCGACCTGCTGATCTCCGACCACCGCACGGTCGAGGCGCTCCTCGTCGAGCTGGAGACCCGGCAGGGCGCCGCGGAGCACCGCCGTCACCTCGCCGACGTGGTGATCGCCGAGCTGGTCCGGCACGCGGTGGCCGAGGAGGCGTACGTCTATCCGATCGCCCGCAAGGTGTTGCCCGACGGGAACGAGATCGCGGACAGCGAGATCGCGGAACACGCCGACGTTGAGCGGGCCATGAAGGAGTGGGAGTCGACCGATCCGTCCGGCGCGCGCTTCGACGAGCTGCTGAGCTACCTGGCCGGCGTCGTCCGCGACCACGTACGGGAGGAGGAGAACGAACTCTTCCCCCGGCTGCGCGCGGCGACGGCCCGGGAGGAGCTGGTCGACGCGGTGGCGAAGGTGACTGCCATCAAACAGCTCGGTCCGACCCGACCGCATCCGGCCGGGCCGGAGCACCCGACGGCACACCGGCTGCTCGCTCCCGGGATCGGGCTGGTCGACCGGCTACGCGACGCCCTGACCGGCCGGCCCACCTCGCCGGAGGAGCTTCGCCGGCAGCGCTGA
- a CDS encoding FUSC family protein yields the protein MTTDRPHADRDRSRLDAVAERGGTAVQRVRHRGGRAGRIRARQWELTLVISIQAGLAAAIAALLAQHLLGPGSHVFAPAAAVGTIATAIGQRARRTFELLGGVGLGIVIGDGLRYVLGSGPWQTGVVVALAIAVALLVAGKGGALVGQAGGTAVLIATLAPMNRGLELPRIFDALVGGAVGLVVVALLLPVNPMRVLDRAAAPIFAILSQQLGELAEAMRDRDEDRSLKVLDRLRGTDDDLSRLHDALSGAEEVVTIAPARWHRRQQYHRYARSAAQLERLLLNSRGMARWSTTALQYDEPMPPELPDAMSRLGQAVAEMRTECQTGEDPKRMRRLVEECAESAGRAVATGVGSFGESLVTGLRTASSDLLRACGREPDDANRIVRRAAGAGEAEIHPPARRQMRRPRPPRAARARRRAHVAARVRADSRTGPPARERPAR from the coding sequence ATGACCACCGACCGCCCGCACGCCGACCGCGACCGGTCGCGGCTCGACGCGGTCGCCGAACGCGGCGGCACGGCGGTTCAGCGGGTACGCCACCGCGGTGGGCGCGCCGGCCGGATCCGGGCCCGGCAGTGGGAACTCACCCTGGTGATCTCCATCCAGGCCGGGCTGGCCGCGGCGATCGCCGCCCTGCTCGCCCAGCACCTCCTCGGCCCCGGCTCGCACGTCTTCGCCCCCGCCGCCGCCGTCGGTACGATCGCCACCGCCATCGGGCAGCGGGCCCGGCGTACCTTCGAGCTGCTGGGCGGCGTCGGCCTGGGCATCGTCATCGGCGACGGGCTGCGCTACGTCCTCGGCTCGGGCCCGTGGCAGACGGGTGTGGTGGTCGCGCTGGCCATCGCCGTCGCGTTGCTGGTGGCCGGCAAGGGCGGCGCGCTCGTCGGTCAGGCCGGTGGTACAGCGGTGCTGATCGCCACGCTCGCCCCGATGAACCGTGGTCTGGAGCTGCCCCGGATCTTCGACGCGCTCGTCGGCGGGGCGGTCGGCCTGGTGGTGGTGGCGCTGTTGTTGCCGGTCAATCCGATGCGGGTGCTGGACCGGGCCGCCGCGCCGATCTTTGCGATCCTCTCCCAGCAGCTCGGCGAATTGGCCGAGGCGATGCGCGACCGTGACGAGGACCGGAGCCTGAAGGTCCTGGACCGCCTGCGCGGCACCGACGACGACCTCAGCCGTCTGCACGACGCGTTGAGTGGCGCGGAGGAGGTGGTGACGATCGCCCCGGCACGGTGGCACCGCCGGCAGCAGTACCACAGGTACGCCCGCAGCGCGGCTCAACTGGAGCGGTTGCTGTTGAACAGCCGCGGCATGGCCCGCTGGTCGACGACAGCGCTGCAGTACGACGAGCCGATGCCACCGGAGCTGCCGGACGCGATGAGCCGGTTGGGTCAGGCGGTCGCCGAGATGCGCACTGAGTGCCAGACCGGTGAAGATCCGAAGCGCATGCGCCGGCTCGTCGAGGAGTGCGCCGAGTCGGCCGGACGGGCGGTCGCTACCGGGGTGGGCTCGTTCGGCGAGTCGCTGGTGACCGGACTGCGTACCGCGTCGAGCGACCTGCTCAGGGCGTGTGGTCGCGAGCCCGACGACGCCAACCGGATAGTGCGTCGGGCGGCCGGCGCCGGCGAGGCCGAGATCCACCCACCGGCCCGGAGACAGATGCGGCGGCCCCGGCCGCCCCGGGCCGCCCGGGCTCGTCGCCGCGCGCACGTCGCCGCCCGTGTCCGCGCCGACAGCCGGACCGGTCCCCCCGCGCGGGAGAGACCGGCCCGGTGA
- a CDS encoding C39 family peptidase, whose protein sequence is MNPIVHRSGLSVAGLLVAGGCVLGPAVAAQAAPASTAPVAPASSSQKDRPAERVLAIDYQAQPNFYYCGPAATRIALSAQGKAVSQDEVATLLGTTEAGTPSALDTTRVLNELTGGRYRTTEIRDSVARPEQVEQLRRDVLAAVDAGRPVVANIKGTTVDTDGNPHSYEGGHYLTLVGYRDNGDLIRVADPADPALGEYWMSLPKVANWIAERGYSS, encoded by the coding sequence ATGAACCCCATCGTGCACAGGAGTGGTCTGTCCGTCGCCGGCCTGCTGGTCGCCGGCGGTTGCGTCCTCGGCCCGGCGGTGGCCGCGCAGGCCGCTCCGGCGTCGACCGCCCCGGTCGCCCCGGCCTCGTCGAGCCAGAAGGACAGGCCGGCCGAGCGGGTCCTCGCGATCGACTACCAGGCCCAGCCGAACTTCTACTACTGCGGCCCGGCCGCGACCCGGATCGCCCTGTCCGCCCAGGGCAAGGCGGTCTCCCAGGACGAGGTGGCGACGCTGCTCGGCACCACCGAGGCGGGCACCCCCTCGGCCCTGGACACCACCCGGGTGCTCAACGAGCTGACCGGGGGCAGGTACCGGACCACCGAGATCCGTGACTCGGTGGCCCGCCCGGAGCAGGTCGAGCAGCTGCGCCGCGACGTGCTGGCCGCCGTGGACGCGGGCCGGCCGGTGGTGGCCAACATCAAGGGCACCACCGTGGACACCGACGGCAACCCGCACTCGTACGAGGGTGGCCACTACCTGACCCTGGTCGGCTACCGCGACAACGGTGACCTGATCCGGGTCGCCGATCCGGCCGACCCGGCCCTCGGCGAGTACTGGATGAGCCTGCCGAAGGTCGCCAACTGGATCGCCGAGCGCGGCTACTCCTCCTGA
- a CDS encoding TIGR03618 family F420-dependent PPOX class oxidoreductase: protein MAGDHRLSVRDERVVAFCAERHLATLTTLRADGTPHVVPVGVTLDPEAGLARVITSGTSRKARHVAAAGPSGASVAVCHVDGRRWLTIEGRAVVRSDRAAVAEAERRYAARYRPPRPNPERVVIEITVTGLLGSL, encoded by the coding sequence GTGGCGGGCGATCATCGGCTGAGTGTGCGCGATGAACGCGTTGTCGCCTTCTGCGCGGAACGCCACCTGGCGACGCTCACCACGCTGCGGGCGGACGGGACCCCGCACGTCGTACCCGTCGGGGTGACCCTCGACCCGGAGGCCGGACTGGCCCGGGTGATCACCTCCGGCACCTCGCGCAAGGCCCGGCACGTGGCCGCCGCGGGGCCGTCCGGGGCGTCCGTCGCCGTCTGCCACGTGGATGGCCGACGGTGGCTGACCATCGAGGGCCGCGCGGTGGTGCGGTCGGATCGGGCCGCCGTGGCGGAGGCGGAGCGTCGTTACGCGGCGCGGTATCGGCCCCCGCGTCCGAATCCGGAACGGGTCGTCATCGAGATCACCGTGACCGGGTTGTTGGGCAGCCTCTGA
- a CDS encoding YkvA family protein, with protein sequence MSRQAWVLVVVAGVLALATLVGAVVLAVRVVRTRRLLTGLGAGGKVAFYGALIYTIFPVDVLPDPIYLDDMGVLAGALIYLTRLAHQRRAAGRQLPGQPDAPPDRRRTGRRVP encoded by the coding sequence ATGTCCCGACAGGCGTGGGTCCTCGTGGTGGTTGCCGGCGTCCTGGCGCTCGCCACACTCGTGGGCGCTGTGGTGCTGGCGGTGCGGGTGGTGCGTACGCGGCGGCTGCTGACCGGTCTCGGCGCGGGCGGGAAGGTCGCCTTCTACGGCGCGCTGATCTACACGATCTTCCCGGTCGACGTGCTCCCGGACCCGATCTACCTGGACGACATGGGTGTGCTGGCCGGCGCGCTGATCTACCTCACCCGGCTGGCGCACCAGCGGCGGGCTGCCGGTCGGCAGCTGCCCGGTCAGCCGGACGCCCCGCCGGACCGGCGGCGGACCGGTCGCCGCGTGCCATGA
- a CDS encoding WXG100 family type VII secretion target: MSEYTQRYQGNSHQELYDALMAGKPEQIEGVAAQWAELKGILDGLSRELNGDLEKLANTWTGSAGREFHRRLGFIVAHSDALGEGMAGIKQGLTMMADHLRSAHKQAESPEETDDNDQLIGGAIKGAATFGLTGAIVGGIAGHQQDKAEQEKAHQRMVNLVADLANSYQISAYDRVVDPPPPDPDTPNGVSKDPTTPQGVSGIATVSAGPHASDSTVRGGDATGATPDRVDRPPVTGDTTIPGHDGVDGGPGAVIGPGGVGSASGTSLAGADPLVGGALVGGGAAGLLGLSGSPTVATSVNTGPSLLYAAPGGAPAGGVLRSGALAGSGGTPPPAARPTGAPAPAESRPVNGIGRSFDGQRGGGGNARPGSGSASGRPGVLGGHGRPQDDDSDDRLTWLTEDEMVWRDGDQAAPPVLGTGD, encoded by the coding sequence GTGTCTGAATACACGCAGCGTTACCAGGGCAACAGCCATCAGGAGCTGTATGACGCCCTGATGGCGGGCAAGCCGGAGCAGATCGAGGGCGTGGCCGCCCAGTGGGCCGAGCTCAAGGGCATCCTCGACGGGCTCAGCCGGGAGTTGAACGGCGACCTCGAGAAGCTCGCCAACACCTGGACGGGCTCCGCTGGTCGCGAGTTCCACCGCCGACTCGGCTTCATCGTTGCGCACAGCGACGCGCTGGGTGAGGGGATGGCGGGCATCAAGCAGGGGTTGACCATGATGGCCGACCATCTGCGCAGCGCCCACAAGCAGGCGGAGAGCCCGGAGGAGACCGACGACAACGACCAGCTGATCGGTGGCGCGATCAAGGGTGCCGCCACCTTCGGCCTGACCGGTGCGATCGTCGGGGGCATCGCGGGTCACCAGCAGGACAAGGCCGAGCAGGAGAAGGCCCACCAGCGGATGGTGAACCTGGTGGCCGACCTGGCCAACAGTTACCAGATCTCCGCCTACGACCGGGTGGTCGACCCGCCGCCGCCGGATCCGGACACGCCGAACGGGGTCAGCAAGGACCCGACGACGCCCCAGGGCGTGTCAGGCATCGCCACGGTGAGCGCCGGCCCCCACGCCAGCGACAGCACGGTGCGCGGCGGTGACGCGACCGGCGCGACGCCGGACCGGGTCGACCGGCCGCCGGTCACCGGCGACACCACGATCCCCGGCCACGACGGCGTCGATGGCGGTCCCGGTGCGGTCATCGGCCCGGGCGGGGTGGGCAGTGCCAGCGGCACCTCCCTCGCCGGGGCGGATCCGCTGGTCGGGGGCGCGCTGGTCGGCGGGGGCGCCGCCGGTCTGCTCGGCCTGTCCGGGTCGCCCACGGTGGCCACCAGCGTCAACACCGGCCCCAGCCTGCTCTACGCGGCGCCGGGTGGGGCGCCGGCCGGTGGGGTGTTGCGCAGTGGTGCGCTCGCGGGCTCGGGCGGCACTCCCCCGCCGGCGGCTCGTCCGACCGGCGCGCCGGCCCCTGCCGAGAGCCGCCCGGTCAACGGGATCGGTCGCAGCTTCGACGGCCAACGCGGTGGTGGCGGCAATGCCCGACCGGGGTCCGGCAGCGCCAGCGGTCGTCCGGGGGTGCTCGGCGGGCACGGCCGGCCGCAGGACGACGACTCCGACGACCGGCTGACCTGGTTGACCGAGGACGAGATGGTGTGGCGGGACGGCGATCAGGCCGCCCCGCCGGTGCTCGGCACGGGAGACTGA
- the eccB gene encoding type VII secretion protein EccB: MRTRRDQVQAYRFVTRRIVSALLSGDPETTNLPMRRLGMAVFGSVIAAAVVLGGVGAYGQLTGNTAPLEDQTLVIERETGATYVFLQGKLHPTLNYASARLIVNDPSAAVRTMSQASLRDRPRGVTLGIVGAPDALPDRKSLTGLPWSVCDVPDPVDTQRSTTRLVIDRALPGGTPLGDRAVLVSADDQRYLLTNDIRLQVLDVARTTTALQIAGAERLRVGQQLLNAVPAGPPLRRPTLRGAGEASNRKIAGRLHAVGSVFKAAGRHYVLTREGLVSVSEITALLLVSDGAQITDITPNQASEVLVEQRIEEEGMPQTMPALYPARPGQTTLCATYRAGSAGGPPTTTLEVFDRVPVELTDSDPGMVPVRQTGRDAVRTAEGVLLPGGKGVIAQASPGAGTSGSGAAGSTIYLISPQGIRYPLGSPETLEVLGYGGVTPLAVPGSLLSLIPTGPTLNHENALAVFAPDVPEPAAPTSAAPTSAAPPSGATPSAPASGGTASSGAGDVAATGSPGADG, from the coding sequence ATGCGGACCCGCCGCGATCAGGTGCAGGCGTACCGCTTCGTCACCCGCCGCATCGTCTCCGCGCTGCTGTCCGGCGACCCGGAGACCACCAACCTGCCGATGCGGCGGCTCGGGATGGCGGTCTTCGGCAGTGTCATCGCCGCGGCCGTCGTGCTCGGCGGGGTGGGCGCCTACGGCCAGTTGACCGGGAACACCGCGCCGCTGGAGGACCAGACCCTGGTCATCGAACGGGAGACCGGCGCGACGTACGTGTTCCTCCAGGGCAAGCTGCACCCGACACTCAACTACGCCTCGGCCCGACTGATCGTGAACGACCCGAGCGCCGCGGTCCGGACGATGTCCCAGGCGTCCCTGCGGGACCGGCCACGTGGCGTCACCCTCGGCATCGTCGGCGCACCGGACGCCCTGCCGGACCGCAAGTCGCTCACCGGGCTGCCGTGGTCGGTCTGCGACGTGCCCGACCCGGTCGACACGCAACGCTCCACCACCCGTCTCGTGATCGACCGGGCTCTGCCCGGCGGTACGCCACTCGGCGACCGCGCGGTGCTGGTCTCGGCGGACGACCAGCGGTACCTGCTCACCAACGACATCCGGCTCCAGGTGCTCGACGTGGCGCGGACGACGACGGCGCTGCAGATAGCCGGAGCCGAACGACTCCGGGTCGGGCAACAGCTCCTCAATGCCGTACCGGCCGGGCCGCCGCTGCGCCGGCCCACCCTGCGCGGTGCGGGCGAGGCCAGCAACCGGAAGATCGCGGGGCGGCTGCACGCGGTCGGTTCGGTGTTCAAGGCCGCCGGGCGGCACTACGTGCTGACCCGGGAGGGTCTCGTCTCGGTCAGCGAGATCACCGCCCTGCTGCTGGTCAGCGACGGGGCCCAGATCACCGACATCACCCCGAACCAGGCCAGCGAGGTGCTCGTCGAGCAGCGGATCGAGGAGGAGGGGATGCCGCAGACCATGCCCGCCCTCTACCCGGCCCGGCCCGGCCAGACCACGCTCTGCGCGACGTACCGGGCGGGCAGCGCCGGTGGTCCGCCGACCACCACGCTGGAGGTCTTCGACCGGGTGCCGGTCGAGCTGACCGACAGCGATCCCGGCATGGTGCCGGTGCGACAGACCGGCCGGGACGCCGTACGCACCGCCGAGGGGGTGCTGCTGCCCGGCGGCAAGGGGGTCATCGCGCAGGCCTCACCGGGTGCCGGCACCAGCGGGTCCGGCGCGGCCGGCTCGACCATCTACCTGATCAGCCCGCAGGGCATCAGGTACCCGTTGGGCTCCCCGGAGACCCTGGAGGTGCTCGGCTACGGCGGCGTCACCCCGCTGGCGGTGCCCGGCTCGCTGCTCTCGCTGATCCCGACCGGTCCGACCCTCAACCACGAGAACGCGTTGGCCGTCTTCGCGCCCGACGTGCCGGAGCCGGCCGCACCGACCTCCGCCGCACCGACCTCCGCCGCGCCGCCGTCCGGCGCGACGCCGTCCGCTCCGGCCAGCGGGGGTACGGCCAGCAGCGGGGCCGGTGACGTGGCGGCCACCGGATCGCCGGGCGCCGACGGTTGA
- a CDS encoding type VII secretion protein EccE has translation MTQVQAPPARAATDRSDVPQRPAAPADRPGRGRVGPLLVGQLVVLELCAVGVWAATAGPGWLPAVVGVLAVLVVVAAFARRGGRWWFEDLLLRRRLRRRGERAAAALARGAAADPRLAALVPELNVIELTDRGTRLGIGQDEQGWFAAVALQAAGGAAVGSVEAAMVDRALGVLADFSAPVSRAQVVAHTLVWYPAPGAPPAAHRTVWVALRLSVADARVEAVSRGGGLPGVHRTVAAGIGRLGKALTSAGLAHRPLNRDELRAAIVSAAGLDLVPEAPSETWRGLRGGGWTHRCMALRGRADAPLGPLVDAITATSAPSHTVSATVSDGRVAAPLLRVAAMDNHVEALVKVVREIAQRAGASTRPMDGQHAPGVYATAPVASALGVASRP, from the coding sequence ATGACGCAGGTTCAGGCGCCACCCGCCCGAGCGGCCACGGACCGGTCCGACGTTCCACAGCGGCCGGCGGCCCCGGCCGACCGGCCCGGCCGTGGACGGGTGGGACCGTTGCTGGTCGGGCAGCTCGTGGTGCTCGAGTTGTGCGCCGTCGGTGTCTGGGCCGCCACGGCCGGTCCCGGCTGGCTCCCCGCCGTGGTGGGCGTGCTGGCGGTGCTGGTCGTGGTGGCCGCGTTCGCCCGTCGGGGTGGTCGTTGGTGGTTCGAGGACCTGCTGCTGCGCCGGCGGTTGCGGCGACGCGGGGAGCGGGCCGCGGCGGCGCTGGCGAGGGGCGCGGCGGCCGACCCGCGGCTGGCCGCGCTCGTCCCGGAGCTGAACGTCATCGAGCTGACCGACCGGGGCACCCGGCTCGGCATCGGGCAGGACGAGCAGGGCTGGTTCGCCGCCGTCGCCCTCCAGGCCGCCGGCGGCGCGGCCGTCGGCTCGGTCGAGGCCGCCATGGTGGACCGGGCGCTGGGCGTCCTCGCGGACTTCAGCGCCCCGGTGTCCCGGGCCCAGGTCGTCGCGCACACGCTGGTCTGGTACCCGGCGCCCGGAGCCCCGCCGGCGGCGCACCGGACCGTCTGGGTGGCGCTACGGCTCAGCGTCGCGGACGCCCGGGTGGAGGCGGTGAGTCGGGGTGGCGGGCTGCCCGGTGTGCACCGGACGGTGGCCGCCGGGATCGGCCGACTGGGCAAGGCGTTGACCTCGGCGGGGCTGGCCCACCGGCCGCTCAACCGCGATGAGCTGCGGGCGGCCATCGTCTCCGCCGCCGGGCTGGACCTGGTGCCCGAGGCGCCGTCGGAGACCTGGCGCGGCCTGCGCGGTGGTGGGTGGACCCACCGCTGCATGGCCCTGCGGGGTCGTGCGGACGCGCCGCTCGGCCCACTCGTCGACGCGATCACCGCGACCTCGGCCCCGTCCCACACGGTGTCCGCGACGGTGTCGGACGGACGGGTGGCGGCGCCGCTGCTCCGGGTCGCGGCGATGGACAACCACGTCGAAGCCCTGGTCAAGGTCGTTCGGGAGATCGCGCAGCGCGCGGGCGCGTCCACCCGCCCGATGGACGGCCAGCACGCGCCCGGGGTCTACGCCACCGCTCCGGTCGCGTCGGCGCTGGGCGTCGCCTCCCGTCCGTAG